One window of the Paenibacillus beijingensis genome contains the following:
- a CDS encoding RNA ligase family protein: MKLTPIFPFEPISTSSFPIGEQWTAQIKWDGVRILSYYDGTESRLFNRKQNERTLQYPELTNPKLYCKADSFILDGEVIALENGKPSFHQVMKRDSLKHLSRIQEAKQRIPIAYMVFDILYCNGSWVIDEPLSKRQSLLEQVLMPGDVVQTVPSYRTIPELFQTAQQHQLEGIVIKDLTSSYPLNGKDKRWQKRKIVQDLIAVVGGVTHRDGVVNALLLGLYDENRRLWYIGHAGTGKVKVSDWNTLTEIARHLKRDAMPFVNRPDRSRDATWIEPQLTVKIQFLEWTKYRTLRQPSIQAFVDTPPLECTWPAGNDV, encoded by the coding sequence ATGAAGCTTACGCCCATATTCCCTTTTGAGCCGATATCGACGAGCAGCTTCCCCATCGGCGAACAATGGACGGCGCAAATCAAGTGGGACGGCGTTCGCATACTCAGTTATTACGACGGAACTGAGTCTCGTTTATTTAACCGGAAGCAAAACGAGCGGACGCTGCAGTATCCCGAGCTGACGAATCCGAAGCTGTACTGCAAGGCCGACTCCTTCATCCTCGACGGCGAAGTGATCGCGCTCGAGAACGGGAAGCCGTCTTTTCATCAAGTCATGAAGCGCGACAGCTTGAAACATCTCTCCCGGATCCAGGAGGCGAAACAGAGGATTCCGATTGCCTACATGGTTTTTGATATTCTTTATTGCAATGGATCGTGGGTTATCGATGAGCCGTTAAGCAAGCGGCAGTCACTGCTTGAACAAGTGCTGATGCCGGGCGATGTCGTTCAAACCGTTCCAAGCTACCGTACGATTCCGGAGTTATTCCAAACGGCACAGCAGCACCAATTGGAAGGCATTGTCATCAAGGATTTGACCAGCAGCTACCCGCTGAACGGAAAAGATAAACGATGGCAAAAGAGGAAAATCGTTCAGGACCTGATCGCCGTCGTCGGCGGAGTCACGCACCGCGACGGTGTCGTCAATGCCCTTCTGCTCGGACTTTACGACGAAAACCGGCGATTGTGGTATATCGGCCATGCAGGCACGGGGAAAGTAAAGGTAAGCGACTGGAATACACTGACGGAAATCGCCCGCCATCTGAAGCGGGATGCAATGCCGTTTGTCAATCGGCCCGACCGGAGCCGGGATGCGACATGGATCGAACCTCAGCTGACGGTGAAAATTCAATTCCTGGAATGGACAAAGTACCGGACGCTGCGGCAGCCCTCGATTCAGGCTTTCGTCGATACGCCCCCTCTTGAATGCACATGGCCGGCGGGGAACGACGTTTAA
- a CDS encoding SulP family inorganic anion transporter, translating to MRWTGRFAGYNTSSFRKDLISGLIVGIISIPLGMAFAIASGVKPESGLYTTIAAGIIISLFGGSKFQIGGPTGAFIPILFAIVMQYGYENLLIAGFLAGIMLVLMGLFKLGALIRFIPQPVTIGFTAGIAVLIFSGQIANFLGLGGIKKHENFLPNMYEIVLHITTLNIYSIITAGISLAVILLTPKVLPKIPGSLLGLIVSSVVAALFFKGDVATIGSSFGSIPNTLPQFHFPDITWDRVETLLRPALIIAMLGGIESLLSAVVADGMTGSRHNSNRELIGQGIANMAAPLLGGIPATGAIARTATNIKNGAVSPLSGIIHGAVVFLILILFAPYASHIPLASMAPILMFVAWNMSERKKFIRILKLKTTDSAVLLITFLLTVFTNLTTAVVIGLISAVIFFVKRMGEMMTVSKVLPDPHHKHEKVKSNMVSEGHDCPQISIYTIEGPLFFGAANTFEKSIMDTDQPRPNILLLRMGKVPFIDTTGESNLAGLVKRFKQSGGTILISGIKPQPLDVLKKSGLYAQIGADHLFEHTGEAINYALTLLDRTKCLGCKQFAFRECTGLSNSEA from the coding sequence ATGAGATGGACGGGAAGATTTGCCGGATACAATACATCCTCCTTTCGTAAAGATCTCATATCCGGTCTGATTGTCGGCATTATCTCGATTCCGCTCGGCATGGCATTTGCAATCGCTTCGGGCGTCAAACCCGAATCCGGATTGTATACGACCATCGCAGCCGGCATTATCATTTCGCTGTTCGGGGGTTCCAAATTTCAGATCGGCGGACCGACGGGCGCCTTTATTCCGATCCTCTTCGCGATTGTGATGCAGTATGGATACGAGAATTTATTGATTGCCGGTTTCCTGGCCGGGATCATGCTCGTTCTAATGGGCCTGTTTAAACTTGGGGCGCTCATTCGGTTTATCCCGCAGCCGGTTACCATCGGATTTACCGCCGGTATTGCCGTTCTTATTTTCAGCGGACAAATCGCGAACTTTTTGGGACTGGGTGGCATCAAGAAGCATGAAAATTTCTTGCCTAACATGTATGAAATCGTGCTCCACATCACTACCCTGAATATCTACAGCATCATAACAGCAGGGATCAGTCTGGCGGTGATCCTGCTCACGCCGAAGGTTCTGCCGAAAATCCCAGGATCATTATTGGGACTTATCGTATCGAGTGTTGTCGCGGCCTTGTTCTTCAAAGGAGACGTAGCCACGATCGGATCTTCCTTCGGGTCCATTCCGAATACATTGCCCCAGTTTCATTTTCCCGATATCACCTGGGATCGAGTCGAAACGCTGTTACGTCCCGCTTTAATTATCGCTATGCTGGGCGGGATCGAGTCCTTGCTTTCGGCCGTTGTTGCCGACGGAATGACCGGCAGCCGTCATAACAGCAACCGTGAGCTGATCGGGCAAGGCATTGCCAATATGGCGGCGCCTTTATTAGGGGGCATTCCGGCAACAGGCGCCATCGCGCGGACGGCAACCAACATCAAGAACGGCGCCGTATCCCCGCTATCCGGTATTATCCACGGCGCAGTTGTTTTTCTTATTCTCATTCTGTTTGCCCCTTACGCATCCCATATCCCGCTTGCAAGCATGGCTCCCATCTTGATGTTTGTTGCGTGGAATATGAGCGAGCGAAAAAAATTCATCCGCATCCTGAAATTAAAAACGACCGATTCCGCCGTACTCTTGATCACTTTTTTGCTCACCGTATTTACGAATTTAACGACTGCGGTAGTCATCGGCTTAATATCAGCTGTCATTTTCTTCGTGAAGCGGATGGGTGAAATGATGACCGTCTCCAAAGTGCTGCCCGATCCTCACCATAAGCATGAAAAAGTGAAATCTAACATGGTTTCCGAAGGTCACGATTGTCCTCAAATAAGCATTTATACGATAGAAGGACCCTTGTTCTTCGGTGCCGCGAATACGTTTGAGAAATCGATCATGGACACGGATCAACCAAGACCGAACATTTTGCTGCTGCGCATGGGAAAAGTCCCCTTTATCGATACGACAGGCGAATCCAATTTGGCGGGATTGGTGAAACGCTTCAAACAATCGGGCGGAACCATCCTTATTTCGGGCATCAAGCCGCAGCCTTTGGACGTCCTGAAGAAAAGCGGCTTGTACGCGCAAATTGGGGCCGATCACTTATTTGAACATACCGGTGAAGCGATCAATTACGCCCTAACGCTTTTGGATCGCACCAAATGTCTGGGATGCAAACAGTTTGCATTTCGCGAATGTACCGGCTTATCGAACTCGGAAGCTTAA
- a CDS encoding sugar ABC transporter substrate-binding protein, with translation MKKKLALLVLSAVMMLTVAACGGKPQQQAEQQPEQPAANEAEASDELQPEPGAELVLWAGKSAYTEYAAQEFEKKYNIKVKIEEVNSWDSPGRLSTDGPAGTGGDVVEIVSDALGTSVNSGIVLPNDYFEEETRSSMSQLSIDSSTYNGILYGYPRDIYTYALFVNKELVKDTKFETWDDIVAFAKKFNDIPSNKFGFMFDPSHWYLNSSFMLGYGGYIFGKNGTDTSDIGMNNEGAVKGLEFLQTLKATLPFKAADLTGDLKSGLFEQGKVAINFDGSWAASSFRKLPFEVGVIPLPAMPGGQYPLSLIGTHSFYVSAYSKYPNAAKLFANFLTSKEMLAKDYETNGFIPAVKGLEDNEKFKNDEIVQGFMKQLEHSQVMPNVPEMSQYSQVLTPALVSIWDGGNVKQVLDKAADNLKTSIANK, from the coding sequence ATGAAAAAGAAACTTGCACTTCTGGTATTATCCGCAGTCATGATGTTGACGGTGGCCGCTTGCGGCGGGAAGCCGCAACAACAAGCGGAGCAACAACCGGAGCAACCGGCGGCAAATGAAGCCGAGGCGTCGGACGAGCTGCAGCCCGAACCGGGCGCGGAACTGGTCCTCTGGGCGGGCAAAAGCGCCTATACGGAGTATGCGGCTCAAGAATTCGAGAAGAAATACAACATCAAGGTGAAGATCGAAGAAGTGAACAGCTGGGATAGCCCGGGAAGGCTGAGCACGGACGGGCCGGCCGGAACCGGCGGAGACGTGGTGGAGATCGTATCCGACGCGCTGGGAACGTCGGTGAATTCCGGGATTGTGCTGCCGAACGATTATTTTGAAGAGGAAACCCGCAGCAGCATGAGCCAATTGTCGATTGACTCCTCGACCTACAACGGCATTCTGTACGGGTATCCGCGCGACATTTATACGTATGCGCTGTTTGTCAATAAAGAGTTGGTGAAAGACACGAAATTCGAAACGTGGGACGACATCGTCGCGTTTGCGAAGAAGTTCAACGACATTCCAAGCAACAAGTTCGGCTTTATGTTCGACCCGTCCCACTGGTATCTGAATTCTTCGTTTATGCTCGGTTACGGCGGGTACATTTTCGGAAAGAACGGCACGGATACGAGCGACATCGGCATGAACAACGAAGGCGCGGTCAAAGGACTGGAGTTCCTGCAAACACTGAAAGCAACGTTGCCGTTTAAAGCGGCCGACCTTACCGGCGACCTCAAGTCGGGGCTGTTCGAGCAAGGCAAAGTGGCGATCAACTTTGACGGCAGCTGGGCTGCGTCAAGCTTCCGGAAGCTGCCGTTTGAAGTCGGCGTCATCCCGCTTCCGGCAATGCCGGGCGGCCAATATCCGCTTTCCTTAATCGGGACCCACTCGTTCTATGTGTCCGCCTATTCGAAATATCCGAACGCAGCGAAGCTGTTTGCAAACTTCCTGACGTCCAAGGAAATGCTGGCCAAAGACTATGAAACGAACGGTTTCATTCCGGCGGTTAAAGGTCTTGAAGATAACGAGAAATTCAAAAATGACGAAATTGTGCAAGGGTTCATGAAGCAGCTGGAGCACAGCCAGGTGATGCCGAATGTTCCGGAAATGAGCCAGTATTCGCAAGTTTTGACGCCTGCGCTGGTAAGCATTTGGGATGGCGGCAATGTCAAGCAGGTGCTGGACAAGGCGGCCGACAATTTGAAGACGAGCATCGCCAACAAGTAA
- a CDS encoding MFS transporter has translation MFLKPIFFIALGLFGLYTIEFGVVGILPAIMERFSVSTSQAGMLVGLFALVIALLGPFMVLLLSKFNRKNVLITSLLIFTGSSFLSAYTPNFYVLLALRILPALFHPVFFSLAFVAAVSLYAKDKATQASAKAFVGTSMGMVLGVPLTSYIADQFSYEASFIFTAFVNSIAAVGIAFFLPKTDAAQKVTYKEQLGILRKAPLWISIGGATFIFAAMFSVYSYSAEFLGQVMGMSDEIVSVMLVIFGLGGVAGNLVAGRLLGVHRMRTTIFQPLVLAISFLLLYFGEISFVPVIGMMILWGAAHTSGLIVTQTWLTSEAPEAPEFANALYISFINLGVSIGSAAGGAFIAAAGIKGTIWSGLLFIGFAFVCIAVKMVYGRAGVLNCGSKFRCH, from the coding sequence GTGTTTTTGAAGCCAATATTTTTTATTGCTCTGGGCTTATTCGGCTTGTATACGATTGAGTTTGGCGTTGTTGGCATATTGCCGGCTATTATGGAGCGTTTCAGCGTCAGTACGTCCCAGGCGGGAATGCTCGTTGGTCTGTTTGCGCTTGTCATCGCGCTGTTAGGCCCCTTTATGGTACTGCTTCTTTCGAAATTCAACCGTAAAAACGTTTTGATCACGTCTTTGCTTATTTTCACGGGGAGCAGCTTCTTGTCCGCCTATACGCCAAATTTTTATGTTTTGCTGGCGCTTCGTATTCTCCCGGCGTTATTCCATCCCGTATTTTTTTCCTTGGCTTTTGTTGCTGCGGTTTCACTGTATGCAAAAGATAAAGCGACACAAGCTTCTGCAAAAGCATTTGTCGGTACCAGTATGGGAATGGTACTTGGGGTGCCCTTAACATCCTATATAGCCGATCAATTCTCTTATGAGGCATCTTTTATATTTACGGCCTTTGTAAATAGCATTGCTGCTGTCGGGATCGCCTTCTTTCTTCCGAAAACAGATGCAGCACAGAAGGTGACGTATAAGGAGCAGCTGGGGATCTTGCGCAAAGCTCCTCTTTGGATAAGTATTGGAGGCGCAACGTTCATTTTTGCCGCCATGTTTTCGGTCTATAGCTATTCTGCTGAATTCCTGGGACAAGTGATGGGGATGAGCGATGAAATCGTGAGTGTGATGCTTGTCATTTTCGGACTGGGTGGTGTTGCCGGTAACCTTGTTGCCGGGAGATTGCTTGGAGTACACAGGATGCGAACGACAATATTCCAACCGCTCGTATTAGCGATTTCGTTCTTGCTGCTTTATTTTGGAGAAATATCGTTTGTGCCTGTCATTGGTATGATGATTTTGTGGGGAGCCGCTCATACGAGCGGGCTTATCGTGACCCAGACATGGCTAACATCCGAGGCTCCGGAAGCCCCTGAATTTGCTAATGCACTTTATATTTCCTTCATTAACCTTGGAGTATCGATAGGCTCTGCGGCAGGCGGGGCGTTTATTGCGGCTGCAGGCATCAAGGGGACAATATGGAGCGGGTTGCTTTTTATCGGGTTTGCATTCGTATGTATTGCCGTAAAGATGGTTTACGGTAGAGCGGGAGTCCTTAATTGTGGTTCGAAATTTCGCTGCCATTGA
- a CDS encoding class I SAM-dependent methyltransferase: protein MKQNKYDDLGFFEKYSQMPRSTGGLNAAGEWPAFRALLPELRGKRVLDLGCGYGWHCRYAREQQARSVVGVDLSEKMLERARENTNDSAIEYRRLAIEDIDFAAGEFDLAISSLALHYVERFDNVCRKVHHGLVPGGAFILSVEHPVFTALAAQDWHYGPQGERLHWPVDDYQNEGARLTSFLDHDVVKYHRTVAAYVNALLDSGFSLTKLSEPQPTPEMLAKYAEMRDETRRPIFLLIAAVKN from the coding sequence ATGAAACAGAATAAATATGATGATCTCGGATTTTTCGAAAAATACAGTCAGATGCCACGTTCGACCGGCGGATTGAATGCGGCCGGGGAATGGCCCGCATTTCGTGCGTTGCTTCCCGAGCTTCGCGGCAAAAGAGTTCTCGATCTTGGCTGCGGTTATGGCTGGCATTGCCGGTATGCGCGCGAACAGCAGGCGCGGTCGGTGGTCGGAGTAGATCTCTCGGAGAAAATGCTGGAGCGTGCCAGAGAGAACACCAACGATTCCGCGATTGAGTATCGTCGTCTCGCGATTGAAGACATCGATTTTGCCGCCGGGGAATTCGATTTGGCGATCAGTTCGCTTGCCCTTCATTATGTCGAGCGCTTCGACAACGTCTGCCGGAAGGTTCATCATGGTCTCGTACCGGGGGGCGCATTCATACTCTCGGTCGAACATCCGGTCTTTACCGCACTCGCTGCCCAAGACTGGCATTACGGTCCGCAAGGAGAGCGGCTGCATTGGCCTGTCGACGACTACCAGAATGAAGGTGCACGGCTGACAAGCTTTCTGGACCATGATGTCGTCAAATATCATCGGACCGTTGCCGCTTATGTCAATGCGCTCCTTGATTCCGGCTTCAGCTTAACGAAATTATCCGAGCCGCAACCGACGCCAGAAATGCTGGCCAAATACGCCGAAATGCGGGACGAAACCCGTCGGCCCATTTTCCTCTTGATCGCTGCGGTGAAGAATTAG
- a CDS encoding Lrp/AsnC family transcriptional regulator, which yields MDHVDKQILFYLQNQARISMTELGKCVGLSQPAVTERVRRLEEKGIIEEYRTIISSEKIGKKAAAYILFRTRDCHAFLDFCRSSPDVVECYRISGEHNYLLKVITDSTRSLEQFGNQCDKYGTYTILIVMSSPIDHKFLIPALEEANVLTELE from the coding sequence ATGGACCATGTTGATAAGCAAATCCTCTTTTATCTTCAAAACCAGGCGAGGATTTCAATGACGGAGCTGGGCAAATGTGTCGGGCTGTCCCAACCTGCTGTAACGGAGAGAGTAAGACGGCTGGAGGAGAAAGGAATTATTGAGGAGTACCGTACGATTATTTCTTCGGAGAAAATCGGGAAAAAAGCTGCAGCCTACATCTTGTTTCGTACAAGGGATTGTCATGCATTCCTTGATTTTTGCCGCTCATCTCCCGATGTCGTCGAATGTTATCGGATAAGCGGGGAACATAACTACTTATTGAAAGTCATAACCGACTCAACACGGTCTCTCGAACAATTTGGAAATCAGTGCGATAAATACGGGACGTACACGATTCTTATCGTGATGTCATCGCCCATCGATCATAAATTCCTCATACCGGCGCTCGAAGAAGCAAATGTACTTACCGAGCTGGAATAG
- a CDS encoding ArsR/SmtB family transcription factor gives MNQNIQQFKADFFKALAHPMRIRILEVLSEGDKNVNELQSILGSEGSAVSQQLSVLRNKNVVYGLKEGTSVIYSLRDPLIKDLLSVAKQIFDNHLVDAISLLKDIRKET, from the coding sequence ATGAATCAAAATATTCAACAGTTTAAAGCCGATTTTTTTAAAGCTCTAGCTCATCCGATGCGCATCCGAATTCTTGAAGTGCTAAGCGAAGGGGATAAAAACGTAAACGAACTGCAAAGTATATTGGGCTCGGAAGGCTCCGCCGTATCGCAGCAGCTGTCTGTTCTACGAAATAAAAACGTCGTCTATGGCCTAAAAGAGGGAACCTCCGTCATTTACTCGCTGCGGGATCCTTTAATTAAGGACTTATTATCGGTAGCGAAGCAGATTTTTGATAATCATCTCGTCGATGCCATTTCATTACTGAAGGACATCAGAAAAGAGACGTAA
- a CDS encoding GNAT family N-acetyltransferase, with translation MIAKLWIAKEETARQVLAVQIPAYEVEAELIQFHDLPPLKETIGSLTACGESFYGFFEQGELAGVISYKKEDDTVDIHRLIVHPAYFRRGIAQALLRFVERLEQSAAKFVVATAARNNPAKNLYLKNGFLQVKEQEVAPGLSLSFFEKRKL, from the coding sequence ATGATTGCCAAACTTTGGATTGCCAAAGAAGAGACGGCCCGGCAAGTTCTTGCCGTTCAAATCCCTGCCTACGAAGTGGAGGCGGAGCTCATTCAATTTCATGATCTCCCTCCGCTTAAGGAGACGATTGGATCGTTAACGGCATGCGGAGAAAGCTTTTATGGCTTTTTTGAGCAAGGTGAGCTGGCGGGAGTGATCTCCTACAAAAAGGAAGACGATACTGTAGATATTCACCGGTTAATCGTCCATCCCGCTTATTTCCGCAGAGGGATTGCGCAAGCGCTGCTTCGGTTCGTGGAGCGGCTGGAACAATCGGCAGCAAAATTCGTGGTGGCCACCGCTGCGAGAAATAATCCGGCCAAAAACCTTTATTTGAAAAACGGCTTTCTGCAAGTGAAGGAGCAAGAGGTTGCACCGGGACTTTCGCTTTCTTTTTTCGAAAAAAGAAAGCTTTGA
- the ligD gene encoding non-homologous end-joining DNA ligase — protein sequence MGAKHKGVLNVEGQQIAVSNPDKVLWPELGITKLMYLQVLAGLAPYLLKHCADRYLTTIRYPNGIHGKSFYQKNAPEPTPDFVRIAHQGDIGYVVLDSLPTLIWLANLACLEFHASFDRIGRPLHPTEWVIDIDPSREEEPRIMEAAALVGALLESLGIPSIPKTSGATGVQIIVPVTGDMTFDELRGIGQFVGEYLARKHPRLFTIERLKKNRGELIYFDYLQHYGGKTIAAPYTPRARKGATVSTPLTWDEVRGGAQPGDFHLLNIGERLRRTGDLLQSVPPQNLRPILAFLKQPQPMR from the coding sequence ATGGGCGCGAAGCACAAAGGCGTATTGAACGTAGAAGGGCAGCAAATCGCGGTCAGCAATCCGGACAAAGTGCTGTGGCCGGAGCTCGGCATTACGAAGCTGATGTATTTGCAGGTGCTGGCGGGTTTGGCGCCTTATCTGCTGAAGCACTGCGCGGACCGGTACTTGACAACAATCCGCTATCCGAACGGCATTCACGGCAAATCGTTTTACCAGAAAAATGCCCCCGAGCCGACGCCCGACTTCGTCCGGATCGCCCATCAGGGTGATATCGGCTACGTCGTGCTCGATTCGCTGCCTACCCTCATTTGGCTTGCCAACCTCGCCTGCCTCGAATTTCACGCTTCCTTCGACCGGATCGGCCGTCCGCTCCATCCGACGGAGTGGGTCATCGACATTGACCCGTCGCGCGAAGAAGAGCCGCGTATTATGGAGGCCGCGGCTCTCGTCGGCGCGCTGCTGGAATCGCTCGGCATCCCCTCCATTCCGAAGACAAGCGGTGCGACCGGCGTGCAAATTATCGTACCGGTTACCGGGGATATGACGTTCGACGAGCTGCGGGGCATCGGCCAATTCGTCGGCGAATATTTGGCGCGCAAGCATCCGCGGCTATTCACGATCGAGAGGCTGAAGAAGAACCGCGGCGAGCTCATCTACTTCGACTACCTTCAGCATTACGGCGGCAAAACGATCGCCGCCCCCTACACGCCCCGCGCGCGCAAAGGAGCGACCGTGTCGACGCCGCTCACCTGGGACGAGGTGCGCGGCGGCGCGCAGCCAGGCGATTTCCACCTGCTCAACATCGGTGAGCGGCTGCGCCGGACCGGCGATCTGCTGCAGAGCGTACCGCCGCAAAATTTGCGGCCGATTCTCGCCTTTTTGAAGCAGCCGCAGCCGATGCGTTAG
- a CDS encoding serine hydrolase domain-containing protein, producing MSKLYSNKASTDGLQARIDDVIDRTLADKRLVGAVVKVAAQGELVYSRAAGFADREQNRAMQENALFRLASVSKPIVSTAAVVLVSQGRMQLDDRVDRWLPEFRPRLPNGQFAALTIRHLLTHTAGLTYRFFQEENGSYEQAGVSDGMDQTGITLVENVRRIASVPLLYTPGTQWKYSIATDVLGAVIESVADVPLSEAVRSLVTQPLGMSDTGFMAVDQERLTTVYANDAPEPRRMHDPHRMEFMEGTAGFRLAPGRALDDTAYPSGGAGMVGSAGDFLRLLETLRKGGAPLLPESLVRQMTTNQIGDLPMAYWPGRGFGLGFTLLKDPAAADTPESPGTWRMGGTYGHSWFVDPAEQLSVVAFTNTALEGMSGQFTADLCKAVYDGRECF from the coding sequence TTGAGTAAATTATATTCAAACAAAGCAAGTACAGATGGTTTACAGGCACGTATCGATGATGTCATTGATCGTACCCTTGCCGATAAGCGGCTGGTTGGTGCGGTTGTTAAAGTGGCGGCCCAAGGTGAACTCGTTTATAGCCGGGCTGCCGGTTTCGCCGACCGTGAGCAGAACCGGGCGATGCAAGAAAATGCGTTATTCCGGCTGGCATCCGTGTCCAAACCAATCGTTTCAACGGCAGCAGTGGTACTCGTGTCGCAAGGCCGCATGCAGCTCGATGATCGCGTTGACCGCTGGTTGCCGGAGTTTAGGCCGCGTCTGCCAAACGGTCAATTCGCCGCATTGACAATTCGGCATTTGTTAACGCACACGGCCGGGCTGACTTACCGCTTCTTTCAAGAGGAAAATGGTTCATATGAGCAAGCCGGCGTATCGGATGGCATGGACCAGACAGGCATTACATTAGTGGAAAATGTGCGTCGAATTGCCTCCGTACCGCTTCTCTATACGCCAGGCACCCAGTGGAAATATTCGATCGCTACAGATGTGCTGGGCGCAGTAATTGAGAGCGTTGCGGATGTTCCGCTCAGCGAAGCCGTACGTTCTCTGGTAACACAACCACTAGGCATGAGCGATACCGGGTTTATGGCAGTCGATCAGGAGCGGCTGACCACCGTATATGCGAACGATGCTCCTGAGCCGCGGCGTATGCACGACCCGCATCGCATGGAATTTATGGAGGGCACGGCTGGCTTCCGGCTTGCCCCTGGCAGGGCGCTTGACGATACCGCCTATCCGTCTGGCGGAGCCGGCATGGTCGGCAGTGCCGGGGATTTTTTGCGGCTCTTGGAAACATTGCGCAAGGGAGGAGCCCCTCTCTTGCCGGAGAGTCTGGTCCGTCAGATGACAACAAACCAGATTGGAGATCTTCCAATGGCTTATTGGCCAGGGAGAGGCTTCGGTCTAGGTTTTACACTGCTCAAAGACCCTGCTGCCGCAGATACACCGGAATCACCGGGAACCTGGCGCATGGGCGGCACCTATGGTCATTCGTGGTTCGTTGATCCAGCGGAGCAGCTCAGCGTTGTGGCGTTTACCAATACCGCTCTGGAAGGCATGTCGGGCCAGTTTACGGCAGATCTCTGTAAAGCCGTATATGATGGGAGAGAGTGTTTTTGA
- a CDS encoding LacI family DNA-binding transcriptional regulator yields the protein MATINDIAKYAGISIATVSRALNKPELVNAETRERVMYAARKLNYFKNETLKILNVKSNKLSIGVIFPYITAYYFSELYSGISKAAKLHDIDLVLYELRSENMSKEGLEDALSFARRHLVDGIMLAGYVPSVYDEIFESLDIPVVLLLGTHESAKMSAYKVDDIRAAFDAISFLVSRGHRNIGMISLPLTDPANDIVSRFMGYKQGLDFYKLPFSEEMVAYGKLGFDDGYSAMKQLLAAREKTGITAVFTAADEVAIGAMRCIQDAGLRVPQDISVIGFGNLSIANISSPKLTTVAQPFEDIGAEGVKYMTKLLTEPGSVVERGNFYLPYKIIERESVAAIMNRSFSYCDGKV from the coding sequence GTGGCTACCATAAATGACATCGCAAAATATGCCGGAATTTCGATCGCAACCGTATCCAGGGCGCTGAACAAGCCTGAATTGGTAAACGCTGAAACCCGTGAACGCGTCATGTATGCCGCGAGAAAATTAAATTATTTCAAAAACGAGACATTGAAAATTCTTAACGTAAAAAGCAACAAATTATCAATCGGCGTTATTTTTCCTTATATTACCGCTTACTACTTCAGCGAATTATATAGCGGTATCAGCAAAGCAGCAAAGCTTCATGACATTGATTTGGTGCTTTACGAGCTTAGAAGTGAAAACATGTCCAAGGAAGGGCTTGAAGATGCATTATCGTTTGCGAGACGGCATCTGGTAGACGGCATCATGTTAGCCGGATATGTCCCGTCTGTTTATGACGAGATTTTTGAAAGTCTCGATATTCCTGTCGTTCTCCTGCTCGGTACGCATGAATCCGCTAAAATGTCGGCCTATAAGGTGGATGATATTCGGGCGGCTTTTGATGCGATTTCATTTCTGGTATCCCGCGGTCACCGAAACATCGGAATGATTTCGCTGCCCCTGACGGATCCGGCCAATGATATCGTATCGCGTTTCATGGGTTATAAACAGGGGCTCGATTTTTACAAGCTTCCTTTTTCTGAAGAAATGGTCGCTTACGGAAAGTTAGGCTTCGATGACGGGTATTCCGCCATGAAGCAATTGCTAGCAGCGAGAGAGAAGACCGGCATAACAGCGGTCTTTACAGCTGCAGACGAGGTCGCGATCGGAGCTATGCGCTGCATTCAGGATGCGGGACTTCGAGTTCCGCAGGATATATCGGTCATCGGTTTCGGTAATTTATCGATTGCCAACATATCGTCGCCCAAGCTGACGACGGTCGCTCAGCCTTTCGAAGATATCGGAGCGGAAGGCGTCAAATATATGACGAAGCTTCTCACGGAACCTGGAAGTGTTGTGGAAAGAGGTAATTTTTACCTCCCGTATAAAATTATTGAGCGGGAATCGGTGGCCGCCATTATGAATAGATCCTTTTCATATTGTGATGGTAAAGTATAA